AATAATATGACCATAAATTTAAGTAAgatcaataaattttatttaatatatacagaGAAGTTATTAACAATGAATTATAAAACATAGCTAAAATAGATAGAAATAAGAtgcattaaaattaaatatagatatatattaattttatttaaattttttattaaatattaaaaaataaaaaaacacacATTAATTAGTTATATTAATAAGAttaatgaatttaatttaatatacaaatattaattattattgatgataaaaatttacattttttactattataattcataaatatagatatatattaatttcatttaaatttttaaattaagtattaagaaattaaaaagttATACATTAATTAATGGTAATAATAAggctaataaatttatatatatatatatatatatatatatatatatatatatatatatatatatatatataacttattcCCCTAACAAGTTATATATTAATTAGTAGTAAtagtaatattaataaatattattaaatatatgcatattaattattattaataataaaaatattaaactaaaaaattatgttaaataataataataataaaattgagGTAAAGTTGATGAATGAGAAAAATGTAATAGGGTCCCATTTGTCACTGAATTTATTTTGGTAAATCTATTTTAAAAAaaacattattatatttttatcaatagaTTTAAGTAGAAAGTAGAAAGGTATGGAGTTTGAACTTTGAAGTTGATTCGGTGCTGGTGCTGGTGCTGCTATTTTGACTATTTCTAAAGCAGTCGAATTTTAATGGGCCCTAGTTCTTTCCTGGTCCGACATATCCAAAGGCAAGGCCTCCCAATCTTCCATCCACTTGGGCCCAAATCAAGTGGTCAGGAAAAATTACAAGTTCTATCGATTATGAAGACAATTATCCATTAAACTACTAGTCCAACGATATAGTTGATTCTACCCACTCAAAACCAACTCATCTATAGTGGTAATCAAAATGTTAGCGCTTAGTCAGATGATTAGAGCAAAGAAAAAAAGTTATGGTTAGAGCCAAACTGAACATTATGTGGTTCGGTTAAACCATACCGAATAATTCAGGTCGAGTAAAAGAATGCTGGGACTAGTAGAGCGGAACAGACAGGAATGAGAAATCCGTGTGGATGCTCGCCCAATAGACTGGGCATCAACCTTACTGAGCATCAACAGTCAACAATAAGAGTGAATTTGTAGGCAAAAAACTCAAGATACAACGGCTTTTTAGCTATTAGTTTATAAATATGAAAATAAGATATTAATCAGTACGTTTACTCTATTAAAATTACCACCAAGCTTTCTATTAGTGGATTTCTTATTCTCAATCAAACCTCTAACTACCGATTTGCCACTTGGACTGGTGATCGGAGCAGTGAATTGATTTTTGAAACTTAAGCAAAAGATAATTTTGATGTCACAGTTCTTGCTCAGGATAAATTAATGCTATCTCAGTCTCCCCGCATTCAAACTGTACATTCCTCAGGGGTTTGTGCCTTGCTAAATTTCCAGTGTAGAAGAATTCTGTTGCTATTTGCAAGGACCAGTTATCTGTATAATTAATGGGAGATGAGATGAAGGAAAGGAACAAAGATAGATATCAGGAGGATTTCTTCACCCTTGTGATGGTTAAATTTGGACACATTTCATTGTAATGTGAATCATTTGCACCGATCAAGATAAGCCAATTCTTTATTTATGCATTCGAAAACTTGCATAGCTTATCTTCAGTTCTTATAATACTTTACAAGAAGAAGAATCGCTATAGTCTTCTTTATTGCTGCCTTACTGGAAGCGTGTTTTGGCAATGACGTGCAGAGGAACTATCCTGTGCATTGAGATGCCAAAAGCTTCAGTATTATCTATATCACCAGCTTTTATTCCAGGAGGGAGCTCCCAATCAAAGCTGTGGAGAAGTTGGGCTAAAGCAAGCTCAACGGTTGCTGTTGCAAATGTGATAGCTGGGCAGCTTCTTCTACCAGCTCCAAAAGGTATCAATTCAAAACCCTGCCCTTTGAAATCTATGCTGCTGCCCATAAATCTTTCTGGTTGAAATGTTTCTGGATTTTCCCATTGTTCTGGATCCCTTCCCATTGCCCAGACATTGACATAAATTCGTGTTTTGGCTGGGATATCGTACCCATCAATCACAACATCTTCCAAGGATTCTCTTGGGACTAAAACTGGGACAGGAGGATGTAATCGGAAGATCTCTTTGATCACAGCTTTCATATAGTGAAACTGAAGCAGATCACTCTCTTGCACAACTTTTCTCTCCCCAACAATGCTTCTTATTTCAGCTTGTGCTTTTTCCATGACTCTGGGATTCATGATCAGCTCTGTCATTGTCCAATCAAGCGTTATGAAAGTTGTATCAGTTCCAGCAGCAAACATGTCCTGCAACAGCATAACAATtactaattgtaattaatttattttaaatgactCATTTAACAGCAAATTGGGTGTAAATCAAGAAATCTGAATCAGTTTACTGACCAAGATCACAGCTTTAACGTTATCCATGGTAAGAGGCGTATCACTATCAGAAGATCCATTCTTCTGTATATCAAGTAAGACATCTACAAGGTCCTTCTGCTCCTCTAGTTTTCCCTCGGAATTATTACGGTGTTCATTAATGACCCCATCGAAGAACTGATCGAAACGTCTATAGGTGTTGATGAGTTTAGACTTCATTCCTGTTAAGCTGTGCACAAATTCCATGGAAGGAAAATAGTCTCCAAGACTGAATCCTCCAAGCAGCGCTTGGTAATCGTCGAGCATCTTCTGGAAGCCATGCCGATCATACTCCCCTCCTCGTGAGAAGTCCCTTCCAAGAGCCACCCTACAAAGGACATCATTTGCATATAGTCCAATCATCTTGCTTAGATTGGTGGTGTCAGGATAAGACTCTCCGATCCGAGCAACCAAACGGGCAACTTCTTCTTTTCTGATATAGCCAAATGATTGGACTCGCTTGGCACTGAGTAGCTCCAGTATGCAAATTTTCCTAATATTCCTCCAGTAGGCACCGTAAGGGGCGAACGCAATATCAGTGCAATCGTAGAATAGGTATTTGGCTGAATATAGTTGAGGTCGGCTACAGAGTGCAAGATCATGGGCTTTGAGCACTTGCTTAGCCAAATTAGAGGAAGAAATGACAACAGTTGGGATCTGACCAAGCTGTAAGAATATGATTGGACCATACTTGTGAGCCAACCGGTGGAGAGATATGTGAGGCATGTTACCCAGCTGGTGAAGGTTGCCAATGAAGGGCAACTTTCCAGGCCCTGGTGGGAGATTGAggtattttttcctttgtttttccttCGGTAGAAACCTGAGGACCATTGCTACAAAGATGGTCGCTAAAACCAAGGAAGGCTTGAAGCCTAAGTCCTTCAGCCATTGATCGAGAGCCATTAGAGTTGGCTTGAACAAATATCAGAGATTCTAAGCGGGTAATTAGATTTTATATTGGCCAAATAAAATCTTGTCGTTCAGTCGAAGCGAAATGAACAATATTTTCTAATTAAGTCAAAGAAgtcattaattaataaaaatattaattttcttaaattttaaatattaaaaattatttattatttagattatttaatattaaaattatttgctttTAACAGAAAaagtaatatattattttttttaaaataatattttatttaaatagtgTTGATTAAAAAATaccaaagagtttaattgattgtcAGGCAACCACATGCTCTGAGGTCTCTAGAGCTTCAAATACAGCTGCTCTCTATTGTTGAGCTAACTTCACTGCCAAACCTCGATAATCGCTATCAAAATGACGTATGGAATTTGAGTTTTTATTAATTTGGACCACTGTGTGCAATTTCCAACCtttctttatcattttttttcaAGAAGAATCCAATGTCCAATCTTATTTTGGCAGCATGCTACCATTTGTGATCGATATTTTGAGTCTATTTCTATGTATTTTTCTATCACTGTGGCATTCAACTTGTCATCTGTTGTTTTCTACTAATATTTTTCGTTACGGTGCGGACTCACGGACTCATGGTGGTGATATCTCCAAACTTTTCTCTATACAAACaaacaatattttttttaataactaaAGCAAATGAGTTCATAAGGTTTGGAAATCATATATAGGTAATAGAAAATTATTATCTTTTAGAAAATTTAAGTATAAATCAATGACCAGATCTGGAAAAATTTTTCAgatcaatatataaaattaaataataaaatattattaaagttATGATATTactatcttataattaaatttaataaaatctaataatttaaaaactataacaaaaaaattacatttatttatgacattaaaaacatatttttctttatataaataattattttttaagaaaacaaATAATTACAATTATACCAAGATTTTATCTCTTAACCGCTTATCACTAGCCTTAATGGGAAAGATTACAGGCGCCAAAGAAAAGACTATAGTTATTTGATTTTTGCATTTTAAAAAATTTCTGTGATACATCAGATGAAGTCTTGAGAAAGTTGAATAGCATACATAGTTACAGTAGaattttaaatgttaaaaaaaaaaaattatatataatatgcACTACATCCGATACTTATAGTGTGACATTAATAATTTTAAGCTTATATATGAATTGAATTTGTGTATATACTAAGCTGCAAAACGATATATAAAATCTAAAATAGAAATGTAATAATGAGAGATGAGaagaattttataattaaattttaattttaatccacTAAGTTTTGGGGCAAGCATTCctgttttaatttaataattatacaatttaaatatatatatatat
Above is a genomic segment from Hevea brasiliensis isolate MT/VB/25A 57/8 chromosome 17, ASM3005281v1, whole genome shotgun sequence containing:
- the LOC110672506 gene encoding cytochrome P450 71AP13, whose translation is MALDQWLKDLGFKPSLVLATIFVAMVLRFLPKEKQRKKYLNLPPGPGKLPFIGNLHQLGNMPHISLHRLAHKYGPIIFLQLGQIPTVVISSSNLAKQVLKAHDLALCSRPQLYSAKYLFYDCTDIAFAPYGAYWRNIRKICILELLSAKRVQSFGYIRKEEVARLVARIGESYPDTTNLSKMIGLYANDVLCRVALGRDFSRGGEYDRHGFQKMLDDYQALLGGFSLGDYFPSMEFVHSLTGMKSKLINTYRRFDQFFDGVINEHRNNSEGKLEEQKDLVDVLLDIQKNGSSDSDTPLTMDNVKAVILDMFAAGTDTTFITLDWTMTELIMNPRVMEKAQAEIRSIVGERKVVQESDLLQFHYMKAVIKEIFRLHPPVPVLVPRESLEDVVIDGYDIPAKTRIYVNVWAMGRDPEQWENPETFQPERFMGSSIDFKGQGFELIPFGAGRRSCPAITFATATVELALAQLLHSFDWELPPGIKAGDIDNTEAFGISMHRIVPLHVIAKTRFQ